Proteins from one Acidihalobacter prosperus genomic window:
- the gpmI gene encoding 2,3-bisphosphoglycerate-independent phosphoglycerate mutase has protein sequence MTQTRTVPRRRALLVILDGFGLNPSKENNAVCEAHTPRLDAYFSHYPHTALEASGRAVGLPDGQMGNSEVGHLALGSGMIVRQDLVRIDDAIADGQFQANPALRQAVEAARKADRPLHLLGLVSDGGVHSHVRHLEALIGLCGEAGVVPVVHMVTDGRDTPPKSSLGFLPALEQKLATANGRIATVIGRYFAMDRDHRWDRTELAWRALVHAEGVACEDAGSGIAAAHADGQTDEFIKPRIVAGGEPIRGGDQVVFFNFRNDRPRQLAAALALDDFDGFARGDFSPVTVTTLTEYDPRYGFPVAFAPERPTTCLAKVLSEGGYRQFHCAETEKYAHVTFFFNGGGETPFPGEDRVVVPSPKVATYDLQPEMSAAAVADEVVKALESSQYDFIVVNFANGDMVGHTAVREAVIRAVETLDREVGRVLDAAVEQGYSVLLTADHGNCDEMVDPVTGEPHTQHTTYPVPLLLIDEGAWRLATGGGLSGIAPTLLQLMGLDQPAEMTGHSLLLEGGAASA, from the coding sequence ATGACGCAAACGCGCACAGTGCCGCGCCGACGGGCGCTCCTGGTGATTCTCGACGGTTTCGGCCTCAATCCTTCCAAGGAAAACAACGCCGTCTGCGAGGCGCATACGCCGCGCCTCGATGCCTATTTCTCGCATTACCCGCACACGGCATTGGAGGCCTCCGGGCGAGCGGTGGGCTTGCCGGACGGACAGATGGGCAATTCCGAGGTGGGCCATCTGGCGCTGGGCTCGGGCATGATCGTGCGCCAGGATCTCGTGCGCATCGACGACGCCATCGCCGACGGCCAGTTCCAGGCCAACCCGGCCCTGAGACAGGCCGTGGAGGCTGCGCGCAAGGCCGATCGGCCGCTACACCTGCTGGGCCTGGTATCCGATGGCGGCGTGCATAGCCATGTCAGGCATCTGGAAGCGCTGATCGGCCTGTGCGGTGAAGCCGGCGTTGTGCCGGTGGTGCATATGGTCACCGACGGCCGCGACACGCCGCCCAAATCCTCGCTTGGCTTCCTGCCCGCGCTGGAGCAAAAGCTCGCGACGGCTAACGGCCGCATCGCCACGGTCATCGGCCGCTATTTCGCCATGGACCGCGACCATCGCTGGGACCGCACGGAACTCGCCTGGCGCGCGCTGGTGCACGCGGAAGGCGTGGCCTGCGAGGATGCCGGGAGCGGTATCGCGGCGGCCCACGCGGACGGCCAGACCGACGAATTCATCAAGCCTCGCATCGTCGCCGGCGGCGAACCCATCCGCGGCGGCGATCAGGTGGTGTTCTTCAACTTCCGCAACGACCGTCCACGCCAACTTGCAGCCGCCCTCGCGCTGGACGATTTCGATGGTTTCGCACGCGGCGACTTCAGCCCGGTGACGGTAACCACGTTGACCGAATACGACCCGCGTTACGGTTTTCCGGTGGCCTTTGCCCCTGAACGTCCCACCACCTGCCTCGCCAAGGTGCTGAGCGAGGGCGGTTACCGCCAGTTCCATTGCGCCGAGACCGAAAAGTACGCGCACGTGACCTTCTTCTTCAACGGCGGCGGCGAGACGCCCTTCCCGGGCGAGGATCGCGTGGTGGTGCCTTCGCCGAAGGTGGCGACCTACGACCTGCAGCCGGAAATGAGCGCAGCGGCGGTCGCCGACGAGGTGGTCAAGGCGCTGGAGAGCAGCCAGTACGACTTCATCGTGGTGAATTTCGCCAACGGCGACATGGTGGGGCATACCGCCGTGCGCGAGGCGGTGATCCGCGCGGTGGAAACGCTGGACCGCGAGGTCGGTCGGGTGCTCGACGCGGCGGTCGAGCAGGGCTATTCGGTGCTGCTGACCGCCGATCACGGCAACTGCGACGAGATGGTCGATCCGGTCACCGGCGAGCCGCACACGCAGCACACCACCTATCCGGTGCCGCTGCTGCTGATCGACGAAGGCGCCTGGCGTCTCGCCACCGGCGGCGGCCTGAGCGGCATTGCGCCGACCCTGCTGCAGCTGATGGGCCTCGACCAGCCGGCCGAGATGACCGGCCACAGCCTGCTGCTCGAGGGCGGCGCGGCCTCGGCCTAG
- a CDS encoding DUF1641 domain-containing protein — MAAPLAYTPPPRTQPDDAHAELERLVQLLHERDVLRLANNALGAAPELTTLIAELLDRDGSRRLSYNLARLVALFGELDMARIERLIPALESGLAALEATAADEAAHPSGIAGALALLRDRELWQAIGGIVAFLKAFNRGLGE; from the coding sequence ATGGCCGCACCGCTTGCCTACACGCCCCCGCCGCGTACGCAACCCGACGACGCCCACGCCGAACTCGAGCGCCTCGTCCAGCTGCTGCACGAGCGCGATGTCCTGCGCCTGGCCAACAACGCCCTCGGTGCGGCGCCGGAGCTGACCACCCTGATCGCCGAACTGCTCGACCGCGATGGCAGCCGGCGGCTGAGCTACAACCTCGCCCGTCTGGTCGCCCTGTTCGGCGAACTCGACATGGCACGCATCGAACGGCTGATCCCCGCCCTCGAAAGCGGACTCGCCGCGCTCGAAGCGACCGCCGCGGACGAAGCCGCACACCCGTCCGGCATCGCCGGCGCGCTGGCGCTGCTGCGCGACCGCGAACTGTGGCAGGCGATCGGCGGCATCGTGGCCTTCCTCAAGGCCTTCAACCGAGGCCTGGGCGAATGA
- a CDS encoding sigma-54-dependent transcriptional regulator, with amino-acid sequence MANILVVDDEPNIRRTLRLLLEKEGHNVADANSGEQALAIVAEQHIDLVMLDLRLGAEDGLEILSKIRARGDHPEIVIVTAHAEVDEAVRAMKLGAYDYLVKPLAPDELLIRVGKILEKRAQSQELMQLREEAARRQEPYVASQSEAMREIMRRVQRIARQDMPVLITGETGAGKEVIARLIHRLSTRAAKRFVAVNSCALTENLLDSELFGHVRGAFTGANTSQPGLFQEADRGTLFLDEIGDITQSLQAKLLRVLQEGEIRPVGSTKVARVDVRVIAATNRDLWTLSETGEYRKDLLFRLGVIEIKIPPLRQRRDDIYALTDFFLARQNEKNVEGQSFEITPRARRKLYMYDWPGNVRELTSVLERSFALADGHVIDAEDIIINQNTANDGIDEPPHGMSLHEIEVAHIRRVMGLCQGNQVKASKLLGISRSTLQRKLKYLHGAA; translated from the coding sequence ATGGCTAATATCCTGGTCGTCGACGACGAGCCCAACATCCGCCGTACCCTCCGCCTGCTGCTCGAAAAGGAGGGGCATAACGTCGCGGATGCCAACTCCGGAGAGCAGGCGCTGGCGATCGTGGCGGAGCAGCACATTGATCTGGTGATGCTCGATCTTCGTCTCGGCGCCGAGGACGGGCTGGAAATCCTGTCTAAGATCCGTGCGCGTGGCGACCATCCCGAGATCGTGATCGTGACCGCGCACGCCGAGGTCGACGAGGCGGTGCGGGCCATGAAGCTCGGCGCCTACGATTACCTGGTGAAACCGCTGGCGCCGGACGAGCTGTTGATCCGGGTCGGCAAGATTCTCGAAAAGCGCGCGCAGAGTCAGGAGCTGATGCAGCTGCGCGAGGAGGCCGCGCGGCGCCAGGAGCCTTATGTCGCCTCGCAGAGCGAAGCCATGCGCGAGATCATGCGCCGGGTGCAACGGATCGCGCGGCAGGATATGCCGGTGTTGATCACCGGCGAGACCGGGGCGGGCAAGGAAGTGATCGCGCGCCTGATCCACCGTCTGAGCACCCGCGCCGCCAAGCGTTTCGTGGCGGTCAATTCGTGCGCGCTGACCGAGAATCTGCTCGATTCCGAGCTGTTCGGCCATGTGCGCGGCGCCTTTACCGGGGCGAACACGAGTCAGCCGGGCCTGTTTCAGGAAGCCGATCGTGGTACCTTGTTTTTGGACGAGATCGGCGACATCACGCAAAGCCTGCAGGCCAAGCTGCTGCGTGTGCTGCAGGAAGGCGAAATCCGACCGGTCGGCAGTACCAAGGTCGCCAGGGTCGACGTACGCGTGATCGCGGCGACCAATCGCGATCTGTGGACCCTCAGTGAGACCGGAGAATATCGCAAGGATCTGCTGTTTCGTCTGGGTGTCATCGAGATCAAGATTCCGCCGTTGCGTCAGCGGCGCGACGACATCTATGCGCTGACCGATTTCTTCCTCGCACGGCAGAACGAAAAGAACGTGGAGGGGCAGTCATTCGAGATAACCCCGCGCGCCCGACGCAAGCTTTACATGTATGACTGGCCCGGCAATGTGCGCGAGCTGACCAGCGTTCTGGAGCGCAGCTTCGCTTTGGCGGACGGCCATGTGATCGACGCCGAAGACATCATCATCAATCAGAATACCGCCAACGACGGCATCGACGAGCCGCCGCACGGGATGAGCCTGCACGAGATCGAGGTGGCGCACATCCGGCGGGTGATGGGCCTGTGCCAGGGGAATCAGGTCAAGGCCTCGAAGCTGCTCGGGATCAGCCGCTCCACCCTGCAGCGCAAGCTCAAGTATCTTCACGGTGCCGCCTGA
- the fdhD gene encoding formate dehydrogenase accessory sulfurtransferase FdhD gives MNAPTRGAVATPSPVAAIWRHRSGEGLASDLDTLAEESPLEIRYGDAESERVVTMRTPGADTLLAVGLLLDMGLLDGPDDLLAVRQEGANRIRVRLRTHRAPPPVRKTAVTSACGVCGDSRLELDRLLACPPLDEGPEVPVARILELPERLRAAQAMFSRSGGLHAAALFTLDGRLLRLEEDVGRHNAVDKVIGWACLERRLPLQRQLLMVSGRTSYEIVKKCIRARLPLLAAVSAPSSLAVELADASGMTLIGFLRPPRFNVYAGEARLRG, from the coding sequence ATGAACGCGCCTACCCGCGGCGCCGTCGCCACGCCCTCCCCGGTGGCCGCCATCTGGCGTCACCGCAGCGGCGAGGGGCTGGCATCCGACCTCGACACGCTGGCCGAGGAGTCACCGCTGGAGATCCGCTACGGCGACGCCGAAAGCGAGCGCGTGGTCACCATGCGCACCCCCGGCGCCGATACGCTGCTCGCAGTCGGACTGCTGCTCGACATGGGGCTGCTGGACGGGCCGGACGACCTGCTGGCGGTGCGCCAGGAGGGCGCCAACCGCATCCGCGTGCGTCTGCGCACGCACAGAGCGCCACCGCCCGTGCGCAAGACCGCAGTGACCAGCGCCTGCGGCGTGTGCGGGGATTCGCGGCTCGAACTCGACCGACTGCTCGCCTGCCCGCCGCTCGACGAGGGTCCCGAGGTGCCGGTCGCGCGCATCCTGGAGCTGCCCGAGCGCCTGCGCGCCGCCCAGGCGATGTTCTCGCGCTCGGGCGGGCTGCACGCGGCCGCGCTGTTCACGCTCGACGGTCGGCTGTTACGACTGGAGGAGGATGTCGGCCGGCACAATGCGGTCGACAAGGTGATCGGCTGGGCCTGCCTGGAGCGGCGCCTGCCGCTGCAACGACAGCTGCTGATGGTCAGCGGACGCACCAGCTACGAGATCGTGAAGAAGTGCATCCGCGCGCGCCTGCCCCTGCTCGCCGCCGTTTCGGCGCCGAGCAGCCTCGCGGTGGAACTGGCGGACGCGTCGGGAATGACGCTGATCGGCTTCCTGCGCCCGCCGCGCTTCAACGTCTACGCGGGCGAGGCGCGCCTGCGCGGCTAG
- a CDS encoding LysR family transcriptional regulator, giving the protein MVNPQHLLTFTVVARLRSISRAADALYLSQPAVSGQLRQLQNLVGEPLYARRGYGIELTAAGQGLLRYAETLRRAHAQADDYIRQLQGVEAGSIHIGSTSTLASYYLPEYVVRFQQAYPGVSVYIDTDNSLALMRRLEEFDIGMIEGPLPDIPMSGQYELLPWVVDEVVLVLRAGHPLAQRYPDVVPMAALGEYPIIWREPASGARQTFERALAEAGMQLPVKIVVTGVDAIKEAVRAGLGIGFASFRALAHAGPDLVCRHIEDVRGISWNLYVAAPVGRLRSRATQTFLDALTDVADTADLGD; this is encoded by the coding sequence ATGGTCAATCCCCAGCACCTGCTGACCTTCACCGTCGTCGCGCGGTTGCGCAGTATCAGCCGCGCCGCCGACGCGTTGTATTTGAGTCAACCCGCGGTATCCGGGCAGTTGCGTCAGCTGCAGAACCTGGTTGGCGAACCCCTGTACGCGCGTCGCGGCTACGGTATCGAGTTGACCGCCGCCGGGCAGGGGCTGTTGCGCTATGCGGAAACCCTGCGCCGCGCGCATGCGCAGGCCGACGACTACATCCGCCAGTTGCAGGGCGTCGAGGCCGGCAGCATCCATATCGGCTCGACCAGTACGCTAGCCAGCTATTACCTGCCCGAGTATGTGGTGCGTTTCCAGCAGGCTTACCCAGGCGTGTCCGTATATATCGACACGGACAACTCGCTGGCGCTGATGCGGCGTCTCGAGGAGTTCGATATCGGCATGATCGAGGGGCCGCTGCCGGATATACCGATGTCCGGACAGTACGAGTTGCTGCCCTGGGTGGTGGACGAGGTGGTGTTGGTGTTGCGCGCCGGGCACCCTCTGGCCCAGCGCTATCCAGATGTGGTGCCGATGGCGGCGCTCGGCGAGTATCCGATCATCTGGCGCGAACCGGCTTCGGGTGCGCGCCAGACCTTCGAGCGCGCACTGGCCGAGGCCGGGATGCAGTTGCCGGTGAAGATCGTGGTGACCGGCGTCGATGCGATCAAGGAGGCGGTGCGGGCGGGCCTCGGCATCGGTTTCGCCTCGTTCCGGGCCTTGGCGCACGCCGGTCCGGACCTGGTGTGCCGGCATATCGAGGATGTGCGCGGAATCAGCTGGAATCTCTATGTCGCGGCGCCGGTAGGCCGCTTGCGCTCGCGCGCGACCCAAACCTTTCTCGATGCGCTGACGGATGTGGCGGATACGGCGGACCTCGGAGACTGA
- a CDS encoding EAL and HDOD domain-containing protein produces the protein MSLEVLIGRQPIYNTQLGVDAYELLFRGSGPTAADTATAHVVVNAFQEFGIEQLAGSRRVGINLSPQLFEIAHELPLPPQRVIFDIPPALGHPQHLPQLRRLAAMGYTLALDDGRYDPAHSELYALAHMVKLDIRAIAPERLSADMAALRRHDLQLLALRIETLAEFERFRDLGFDYFQGYFLSRPRVIRHGASLPPNKVALLRLFAIIHDPATETHEIERAIAADPILSYKLLRLINSAFFNLPRPVTALKDTILLLGRQRLATWCTLLALTQLSDKPSAVFVIALARARMCELLGEATSGIVAGDGFIVGLLSALDILLDRPLPQVISPLPLSEDIKRAILEHQGALGRYLEVVLNYELSQWRRVGRTDIPASLLTRARLDALDWADSVLKLTGSTPPPRLA, from the coding sequence ATGTCGCTTGAAGTCCTGATTGGGCGCCAGCCCATCTACAACACCCAGCTGGGCGTGGATGCCTACGAGCTGCTGTTCAGGGGCAGCGGTCCGACAGCCGCCGACACGGCCACCGCGCACGTCGTGGTAAACGCCTTTCAGGAGTTCGGCATCGAGCAGCTGGCCGGTTCGCGTCGGGTCGGCATCAATCTGAGCCCGCAATTGTTCGAAATCGCCCACGAGCTGCCATTGCCCCCGCAGCGCGTCATATTCGACATTCCGCCTGCTTTAGGCCACCCGCAGCACCTGCCGCAGCTGCGCCGCCTTGCCGCCATGGGCTATACCCTGGCGCTCGACGACGGCCGCTACGACCCGGCGCATTCGGAGCTGTATGCGCTGGCCCACATGGTCAAGCTCGATATCAGGGCCATCGCGCCGGAGCGCCTGTCCGCCGACATGGCCGCACTCAGACGTCACGACTTGCAGTTGCTCGCCCTGCGTATCGAAACACTCGCGGAATTCGAGCGCTTCCGGGATCTGGGCTTCGATTATTTCCAGGGCTATTTCCTGAGCCGGCCGCGGGTCATCCGGCATGGCGCCAGCCTGCCGCCCAACAAGGTCGCGTTGCTGCGCCTGTTCGCGATCATTCACGATCCGGCCACCGAAACTCACGAGATCGAGCGCGCAATTGCTGCCGATCCCATCCTCAGCTACAAGCTGCTGCGCCTGATCAATTCGGCCTTTTTCAATCTGCCGCGCCCCGTCACCGCGCTCAAGGACACCATCCTGCTGCTGGGCCGTCAGAGGCTGGCCACCTGGTGCACTCTGCTTGCACTGACCCAGCTCAGCGACAAACCTTCCGCGGTATTCGTCATCGCCCTGGCCAGAGCGCGCATGTGCGAACTGCTGGGCGAAGCCACCAGCGGGATCGTGGCCGGAGACGGCTTCATCGTAGGGCTGCTCTCCGCGCTCGACATCCTGCTCGATCGGCCGTTGCCGCAGGTGATCTCGCCGCTGCCGCTGTCCGAAGATATCAAGCGCGCCATTCTCGAACACCAGGGCGCGCTCGGGCGTTACCTGGAGGTGGTACTGAACTACGAACTCAGCCAGTGGCGACGTGTCGGACGCACCGACATCCCGGCTTCGCTGTTGACCCGAGCCCGACTCGACGCACTCGACTGGGCGGATTCCGTGCTCAAGCTGACCGGCAGCACGCCCCCTCCCCGTCTTGCCTGA
- a CDS encoding sensor histidine kinase has translation MDTARTENERLMEALQRLGAYHFQTRLDAADFPTMAPLADAFNTMADSIEAFVSHDASQRVTWSERDRLACMSQLTAGIAHEIRNPLEAIVNSVALLVRNNLTPREKQELSGIVSNECARLQRIFRHFIQFSRFPIARMEPTDLVEATGNLFTLLGTNNPESVEFALEAEETPVMALCDGDLIHQALMNLTLNALEAMPAGGRLTVRIVPDERHVAVSVVDSGEGIPADRLEQIMEPFYTSRASGVGLGLAITQHILAQHGTRLVMSSEPGRGTQASFILPRARQHG, from the coding sequence ATGGACACAGCGCGCACGGAAAACGAACGGCTCATGGAGGCGTTGCAGCGTCTGGGTGCCTACCATTTCCAGACGCGTCTGGACGCGGCGGACTTTCCCACGATGGCGCCGCTGGCGGATGCCTTCAACACCATGGCCGATTCGATCGAGGCCTTCGTCAGCCATGACGCCAGCCAGCGGGTAACCTGGTCGGAACGTGACCGGCTTGCATGCATGAGCCAACTCACGGCGGGTATCGCCCATGAAATCCGCAACCCGCTGGAGGCCATCGTCAATTCGGTGGCACTGCTGGTGCGCAACAACCTGACGCCGCGCGAAAAACAGGAGCTTTCCGGCATCGTGTCCAACGAATGCGCGCGTCTGCAGCGCATTTTCCGGCATTTCATTCAGTTTTCGCGCTTTCCCATCGCGCGCATGGAGCCGACCGATCTCGTCGAGGCGACGGGCAATCTGTTCACGCTCCTGGGGACGAACAACCCCGAATCCGTCGAGTTCGCGTTGGAGGCCGAGGAGACGCCGGTGATGGCGCTCTGCGATGGCGACCTGATTCACCAGGCATTGATGAACCTGACGCTCAACGCACTCGAGGCCATGCCGGCCGGCGGGCGACTCACGGTGCGCATCGTGCCGGACGAACGCCACGTCGCGGTGAGCGTGGTCGACAGCGGCGAAGGCATTCCCGCCGATCGCCTCGAACAGATCATGGAGCCCTTCTACACCAGCCGCGCGAGTGGTGTCGGTCTGGGACTCGCGATCACCCAGCACATCCTGGCGCAGCATGGCACGCGCCTGGTGATGAGCAGCGAGCCAGGGCGTGGCACGCAGGCGTCCTTCATCCTGCCCAGGGCGAGGCAGCATGGCTAA
- the fdhF gene encoding formate dehydrogenase subunit alpha: MDQGAKCRITVNGETLIGEADEPLIPFLAHHGIDVPHICYHPALGPIQSCDTCWIAVDGNPRRACATTLAQDMNIRLDSREAMEAREEGLNRVLKNHDLYCTLCDNNNGTCTVHNTVRDMGVEHQVYPYTPKPYEVDASNPFYRYDPDQCILCGRCVEACQNLQVNETLSIDWSLERPRVVWDGGQPINESSCVSCGHCVTVCPCNALMEKSMLGKAGVFTAVPEKARQPMIDAVKAVEPATGFIPIIAVSELDAAMRKQDVRRTKTVCTYCGVGCSFEMWTRGRDILKVEPSEGPANGVSTCVKGKFGWDFVNHEDRLTTPLIRENGRFREASWDEALGLVARRFAEIRDAHGPDALGFIASSKCTNEEAYLMQKFARGVIGTNNIDNCSRYCQNPATTGLFRTVSYGGDSGGIASIEQADLVLIVGSNTAESHPVLATRVKRAHKLRGQQLVVADLRKHEMAERADVFIRPRPGTDLVWLSALIRYILDQGLEDKAFLAERVNGLDELRTSLAPFTLEYAESVSGIPANTLRDLAERVAGSSGVCVLWAMGVTQHCGGSDTSTAISNLLLITGNYGRPGTGAYPLRGHNNVQGASDFGAITAFLPGYSPVSDETARARFGQGWGVTLPEKPGLDNHEMVDAVHAGELKSMYVIGEDMALVDSNALYVQSAFEKLDFFVVQDIFLSRTAQFADVVLPAAPSVEKEGTFSNTERRIQRLYEVMPPLGDSRPDWRILTGLAERLGRPWGYTHPSEIMAEAASLTPLFAGVDYSRLEGFASLQWPVTADGTDTPILFTERFPFPDGRARLHPVEWIEPAELPDLSYDLHLNNGRLLEQFHEGNMTNRSRGIHSKVPDTFVELSPELAQRRGVRDGSRVRLTSRRGSIEARVLVTDRVQGDELYMPMNSVEEPINVLTGSHTDRVTHTPAYKELSVSLEVIEADGPTPLPPHNSRYGHPTPKDGPELREKWRRADYQRPPHKLPEHGGL; the protein is encoded by the coding sequence ATGGATCAGGGAGCCAAATGCCGGATCACGGTCAACGGCGAGACGCTCATCGGCGAAGCGGACGAACCGCTGATTCCGTTCCTGGCCCACCATGGCATCGACGTACCGCACATCTGCTATCACCCCGCGCTCGGGCCGATCCAGAGCTGCGACACCTGCTGGATCGCCGTCGATGGCAATCCCAGGCGCGCATGCGCCACCACTCTCGCCCAGGATATGAACATCCGCCTCGACAGCCGCGAAGCGATGGAGGCACGCGAGGAAGGCCTCAACCGCGTGCTGAAGAATCACGACCTTTACTGCACGCTGTGCGACAACAACAACGGCACCTGCACCGTGCACAATACGGTCCGCGACATGGGTGTAGAGCATCAGGTGTACCCGTACACGCCGAAGCCCTACGAGGTGGACGCGAGCAATCCCTTCTATCGCTACGACCCCGACCAGTGCATCCTCTGCGGCCGTTGCGTGGAGGCCTGCCAGAACCTGCAGGTCAACGAAACCCTGAGCATCGACTGGAGTCTGGAACGCCCGCGCGTGGTCTGGGACGGCGGCCAGCCGATCAACGAATCGAGTTGCGTTTCCTGCGGCCACTGCGTCACCGTCTGCCCGTGCAACGCGCTGATGGAAAAAAGCATGCTCGGCAAGGCCGGCGTCTTCACCGCCGTCCCCGAGAAGGCCCGCCAGCCGATGATCGACGCCGTCAAGGCGGTCGAACCGGCCACCGGCTTCATCCCCATCATCGCGGTATCCGAGCTTGACGCGGCTATGCGCAAGCAGGACGTGCGCCGCACCAAGACGGTGTGCACCTACTGCGGCGTCGGCTGCAGCTTCGAGATGTGGACGCGCGGCCGCGACATCCTCAAGGTCGAGCCGAGCGAAGGCCCGGCCAACGGCGTGTCCACCTGTGTGAAGGGCAAGTTCGGCTGGGATTTCGTCAATCACGAGGATCGCCTGACCACCCCGCTGATCCGCGAGAACGGCCGTTTCCGCGAAGCGAGCTGGGACGAGGCCCTCGGCCTCGTCGCGCGCCGCTTCGCCGAGATCCGCGACGCCCACGGACCCGACGCCCTGGGCTTCATCGCCTCCTCCAAGTGCACCAACGAGGAGGCCTATCTGATGCAGAAATTCGCACGCGGCGTAATCGGCACCAACAACATCGACAACTGCTCGCGCTACTGCCAGAACCCGGCCACTACGGGCCTGTTCCGCACCGTTTCCTACGGCGGCGACTCGGGCGGCATCGCCTCCATCGAGCAGGCCGACCTCGTGCTCATCGTCGGCTCCAATACCGCCGAGAGCCACCCCGTGCTCGCCACCCGGGTCAAGCGCGCACACAAGCTGCGCGGCCAGCAACTGGTCGTCGCCGACCTGCGCAAGCACGAAATGGCCGAGCGTGCGGACGTATTCATCCGCCCGCGTCCGGGCACCGATCTCGTCTGGCTGTCGGCGCTCATCCGCTACATCCTCGACCAGGGCCTGGAGGACAAGGCCTTCCTCGCCGAGCGCGTGAACGGCCTGGACGAGCTGCGCACCTCGCTCGCACCCTTCACCCTGGAATACGCCGAATCCGTGTCCGGCATCCCGGCAAATACCCTGCGCGATCTCGCCGAGCGCGTGGCAGGCAGCAGCGGCGTGTGCGTGCTGTGGGCAATGGGCGTCACCCAGCACTGCGGCGGCTCCGACACCAGCACCGCGATTTCCAACCTGCTGCTGATCACCGGCAACTACGGCCGCCCCGGCACCGGCGCCTACCCGCTGCGCGGGCACAACAACGTGCAGGGCGCCAGCGACTTCGGCGCGATCACCGCCTTCCTGCCGGGCTACTCGCCGGTCAGCGACGAAACCGCCCGCGCCCGCTTCGGCCAGGGCTGGGGCGTCACGCTGCCGGAGAAGCCCGGGCTCGACAACCACGAGATGGTCGATGCCGTGCATGCCGGCGAACTCAAGTCGATGTACGTGATCGGCGAGGACATGGCGCTGGTCGACTCCAACGCGCTGTATGTGCAGTCGGCGTTCGAGAAGCTCGACTTCTTCGTGGTGCAGGACATCTTCCTCTCGCGCACCGCCCAGTTCGCCGACGTGGTGCTCCCGGCCGCGCCCAGCGTCGAGAAGGAGGGTACCTTCTCCAACACCGAGCGCCGCATCCAACGCCTCTACGAGGTCATGCCGCCGCTCGGCGACTCGCGCCCGGACTGGCGCATCCTCACCGGGCTCGCCGAGCGCCTCGGCCGGCCCTGGGGCTACACCCACCCGAGCGAGATCATGGCCGAGGCGGCCAGCCTCACGCCGCTGTTCGCCGGCGTGGACTACTCACGCCTGGAAGGTTTCGCCTCGCTGCAGTGGCCGGTGACCGCCGACGGCACCGACACCCCGATCCTGTTCACCGAACGCTTCCCGTTCCCGGACGGCCGCGCGCGGCTGCACCCGGTGGAATGGATCGAGCCGGCCGAGCTGCCGGACCTCAGCTACGACCTGCATCTCAACAACGGCCGCCTGCTCGAGCAGTTCCACGAGGGCAACATGACCAACCGCTCCCGCGGCATCCACAGCAAGGTGCCCGACACCTTCGTGGAGCTGTCGCCCGAGCTGGCGCAGCGACGCGGGGTGCGCGACGGCAGCCGCGTACGCCTGACCTCGCGGCGCGGCAGCATCGAGGCGCGGGTGCTGGTCACCGACCGCGTCCAGGGCGACGAGCTGTACATGCCGATGAACTCGGTCGAGGAGCCGATCAACGTGCTCACCGGCAGCCACACCGACCGCGTCACGCACACCCCGGCATACAAGGAGCTGTCCGTGTCGCTGGAGGTGATCGAGGCGGACGGCCCCACCCCGCTGCCGCCGCACAACTCGCGCTACGGCCACCCCACGCCCAAGGATGGCCCCGAGCTGCGCGAGAAGTGGCGTCGCGCGGACTACCAGCGCCCGCCGCACAAACTGCCCGAACACGGAGGACTCTGA